In one Rhodococcus sp. B50 genomic region, the following are encoded:
- a CDS encoding solute symporter family protein yields the protein MSGDADYLAIAICSAVISLTLWVTFAASRRAKSADGFFAAGRSISSWQNGFAIAGEFISAGSFLGTTGLIFSKGVDGTVILFTSVISFLPVLFLLAEKMRNLGKYTLADVLVFRTDSRNVRVAVALSTIATGTFVLLAQLVAAGVLLESVSGIPFWLSVVVAGSLMGVYVFVGGMLATTWVQVIKSTILSVLAIIVCFGILAQFGFAFPKVLDAATDNAVAGDAILSPGLIFGQTSAINLVSYALAFALGTAGMAHILIRFFTVPEATTARRSLGWTVALCSLFYLVVIVMGFGAAALLGPNGTDLVGPGGNLAAPVLVTELGGGAGTIGGSVALALVAAVAFASIVAVVAGVVISAAGTFARDVWPALTRKEPLENLDADDQVREDDAQARIARYGAVTFSVIAIALAMLIGDDTNITFFMGMAFMVAGSAHLPALVLSLNWRRFNATGAVWGVLTGLVSTIVSLMFTEALWMGSGAAPLTIQLPVIVTMPLGIAACVIGSIVGEKRRGRGRLEDEKFAEMLVRAETGIGAEVAGTH from the coding sequence ATGAGCGGCGACGCCGACTATCTCGCCATCGCGATCTGCAGCGCCGTCATCTCGCTGACCCTGTGGGTGACCTTCGCTGCGTCCCGACGCGCCAAGAGCGCCGACGGATTCTTCGCCGCCGGACGCTCGATCTCGAGCTGGCAGAACGGATTCGCCATCGCCGGCGAATTCATCTCCGCCGGCAGCTTCCTCGGCACCACCGGCCTGATCTTCTCGAAGGGCGTCGACGGAACGGTCATCCTGTTCACGTCCGTCATCTCGTTCCTGCCGGTCCTGTTCCTCCTCGCGGAGAAGATGCGCAATCTCGGCAAGTACACCCTCGCCGACGTCCTCGTCTTCCGGACCGACTCCCGTAATGTGCGGGTTGCGGTCGCGTTGAGCACCATCGCCACCGGCACCTTCGTGTTGCTCGCCCAGCTCGTCGCCGCGGGCGTGCTCCTCGAATCCGTCTCCGGCATCCCGTTCTGGCTGTCGGTGGTCGTCGCCGGATCGCTCATGGGCGTCTACGTCTTCGTCGGCGGCATGCTCGCCACCACCTGGGTGCAGGTCATCAAGTCGACGATCCTGTCGGTGCTCGCGATCATCGTGTGCTTCGGCATCCTGGCTCAGTTCGGCTTCGCCTTCCCCAAGGTCCTCGATGCCGCGACCGACAATGCCGTCGCGGGCGACGCCATCCTGTCGCCCGGCCTGATCTTCGGTCAGACGAGCGCGATCAACCTCGTCTCCTACGCCCTCGCATTCGCCCTGGGCACCGCGGGCATGGCACACATCCTCATCCGGTTCTTCACAGTTCCGGAAGCGACCACGGCACGACGCTCGCTCGGCTGGACCGTCGCGCTGTGCAGCCTGTTCTACCTGGTCGTGATCGTGATGGGCTTCGGTGCCGCGGCACTGCTCGGCCCGAACGGAACGGACCTCGTCGGCCCGGGCGGCAACCTCGCCGCACCGGTCCTCGTCACCGAACTCGGTGGTGGCGCCGGCACCATCGGCGGATCGGTCGCCCTCGCGCTGGTCGCGGCAGTGGCCTTCGCATCCATCGTCGCAGTCGTCGCCGGTGTCGTGATCTCTGCGGCGGGCACTTTCGCCCGCGACGTGTGGCCTGCCCTCACCCGGAAGGAACCGCTCGAGAACCTCGATGCGGACGATCAGGTCCGAGAAGACGACGCGCAGGCACGCATCGCCCGCTACGGTGCGGTGACGTTCAGTGTCATTGCGATCGCCCTGGCCATGCTCATCGGTGACGACACCAACATCACCTTCTTCATGGGTATGGCGTTCATGGTGGCCGGCAGCGCACACCTGCCCGCCCTCGTTCTGAGCCTGAACTGGCGACGGTTCAACGCCACCGGCGCGGTGTGGGGTGTGCTCACCGGTCTCGTCTCGACGATCGTGAGCCTGATGTTCACCGAAGCGCTGTGGATGGGCAGCGGTGCCGCTCCCCTGACCATCCAACTTCCGGTGATCGTCACCATGCCGCTCGGCATCGCCGCCTGCGTGATCGGATCGATCGTCGGCGAGAAGCGTCGTGGACGTGGCCGCCTCGAGGACGAGAAGTTCGCCGAGATGCTCGTGCGGGCGGAGACCGGCATCGGTGCGGAGGTCGCCGGCACGCACTGA
- a CDS encoding DUF485 domain-containing protein, which produces MTDTVAGDNATSPKDELVWTRMLHLPEVAELRRRRSRVTNALGGITVVLFATFLIAFIGFPDQLGDNSVLGIPLSLWVVFSQFAGTWVLVWAYFRLSRTYIGPAVDDAVAAVEQNRPASEEIES; this is translated from the coding sequence ATGACCGACACCGTCGCCGGCGACAACGCGACATCCCCGAAGGACGAGCTCGTCTGGACAAGGATGCTCCACCTGCCCGAGGTCGCGGAACTGCGTCGCCGACGCAGTCGTGTCACGAACGCCCTCGGCGGTATCACCGTCGTGCTGTTCGCGACCTTCCTGATCGCGTTCATCGGATTCCCCGACCAGCTGGGAGACAATTCCGTCCTCGGCATCCCGCTGTCGCTGTGGGTCGTGTTCTCACAGTTCGCAGGCACCTGGGTGCTGGTCTGGGCGTACTTCCGCCTCTCGCGCACCTATATCGGCCCTGCCGTCGACGACGCCGTCGCGGCCGTCGAGCAGAACCGTCCCGCATCCGAGGAGATCGAATCATGA
- a CDS encoding nuclear transport factor 2 family protein — MSSPQLEPSLLERITRLEDLEAIRQLDARYCRHLDDGNWDALMDLFTDDGEFDGLSHPRGKEEMRSFFAGLADGGLTSFWHFITNLEIDLDGDRATVRSFLWQPCVTDGTPAIAAGRYNDRLVKIDGRWLYEVKQVRFHFFGPLEAGWDENLFALDSARGAAVRA, encoded by the coding sequence GTGTCCAGCCCCCAGCTCGAACCCTCCCTTCTCGAACGCATCACCCGTCTCGAAGACCTCGAGGCGATCCGGCAGCTCGACGCTCGGTACTGCCGCCACCTCGACGACGGCAACTGGGATGCCCTGATGGATCTGTTCACCGACGACGGCGAATTCGACGGTCTGTCCCATCCCCGAGGCAAGGAGGAGATGCGCTCCTTCTTCGCAGGACTCGCCGACGGCGGCCTGACCTCCTTCTGGCACTTCATCACGAACCTCGAGATCGACCTCGACGGCGACCGCGCCACGGTGCGCTCGTTCCTGTGGCAACCGTGCGTCACCGACGGCACCCCCGCGATCGCCGCCGGGCGCTACAACGATCGGCTCGTCAAGATCGACGGCCGCTGGCTCTACGAGGTCAAGCAGGTGCGCTTCCACTTCTTCGGCCCGCTCGAGGCCGGCTGGGACGAGAACCTCTTCGCGCTCGACAGCGCCCGTGGTGCGGCGGTGCGAGCATGA
- a CDS encoding TetR family transcriptional regulator translates to MNSRSNGTSSSIRERILETALDEFYECGFHGATMRNIANAAGCSAANVYNHFENKSELLVEILRRASDEQFTATRNALRKVGDDPADRWRAAVAAHALYTARNPRACLVANSELRYLGRLDRKRVVGSRDAQEQLFVDIAEDGVAQGIFSLERVHQGVTAVLTMCAGIPLWFRENGPLTAQEVADDFAGYALNLVGYSL, encoded by the coding sequence ATGAACAGCCGGTCGAACGGTACGTCCTCGTCCATTCGCGAACGGATTCTCGAGACCGCACTCGACGAGTTCTACGAGTGCGGTTTTCACGGCGCGACGATGCGCAACATCGCCAACGCCGCAGGTTGCAGCGCTGCCAACGTCTACAACCATTTCGAGAACAAGTCGGAATTGCTCGTGGAGATTCTGCGTCGCGCGAGCGACGAGCAGTTCACGGCGACCCGCAATGCCCTACGGAAGGTCGGCGACGACCCCGCCGACCGGTGGCGCGCGGCCGTGGCCGCCCACGCGCTGTACACCGCGCGGAATCCGCGTGCGTGCCTGGTGGCGAACTCCGAACTGCGCTATCTCGGCCGGCTCGACCGCAAGCGCGTGGTCGGTTCCCGCGACGCGCAGGAACAACTGTTCGTCGACATCGCAGAAGACGGTGTTGCGCAAGGGATCTTCTCCTTGGAGCGGGTGCACCAGGGCGTCACCGCGGTGCTGACGATGTGCGCCGGCATCCCTCTGTGGTTCCGGGAGAACGGCCCGCTCACGGCCCAGGAGGTCGCCGACGACTTCGCCGGATACGCGCTCAATCTGGTCGGATATTCGCTCTGA
- a CDS encoding acyl-CoA dehydrogenase family protein translates to MTHRPSQPRIDSPRYLTEERLAIRDLARDFAMTKVLPVANELDPVQGTIPDSLKKEMAEIGFFGIMIPEEHGGLGLGVFEYCLVAEELSRAWMSVSGLLARGNGMGGGFTPEQEAALLPKVARGEYLGAYALSEAEAGSDVANISCRAVRDGDDWVVNGTKMWCTYADEADYLVLFARTDPNKDPAKPHRGISAFLVEKERGVFPEGVSGTKVRKIGYFGWSTWELSFDNFRIPADKMLGEEGKGFYLAVSGLEVGRAHTAARAIGLARAALEDSIEYVHTRRQFGRPIGDFQHLRFKIAKMAADIEAARQLMYSVATDIDTGRRCSLEASMCKLVATEMAEQVTSEAVQIHGGAGYTTDFQVERHWRDARLTKIFEGTSEIQMRIISDELLGRPESA, encoded by the coding sequence ATGACCCACCGCCCCTCGCAGCCGCGCATCGACTCGCCGCGTTATCTCACCGAGGAACGACTCGCGATCCGCGACCTCGCCCGCGACTTCGCGATGACGAAGGTGCTGCCCGTCGCCAACGAACTCGACCCGGTCCAGGGCACGATCCCCGACTCGCTCAAGAAGGAGATGGCCGAGATCGGCTTCTTCGGGATCATGATCCCCGAGGAGCACGGCGGTCTCGGACTCGGCGTGTTCGAGTACTGCCTCGTCGCCGAGGAACTCTCGCGGGCTTGGATGAGCGTGTCGGGTCTGCTCGCCCGCGGCAACGGCATGGGCGGCGGCTTCACACCCGAGCAGGAGGCGGCGCTGCTGCCCAAGGTCGCGCGTGGTGAGTATCTCGGCGCGTACGCGCTGTCGGAGGCCGAGGCCGGATCCGACGTCGCCAACATCTCGTGCCGCGCCGTGCGCGACGGCGACGACTGGGTCGTCAACGGCACCAAGATGTGGTGCACCTACGCCGACGAGGCCGACTACCTCGTCCTCTTCGCCCGCACCGATCCGAACAAGGATCCGGCCAAGCCGCACCGGGGGATCAGCGCCTTCCTCGTCGAGAAGGAACGCGGCGTGTTCCCCGAGGGCGTCTCGGGCACCAAGGTCCGCAAGATCGGTTACTTCGGCTGGAGCACCTGGGAGCTCTCGTTCGACAACTTCCGCATCCCGGCGGACAAGATGCTCGGCGAGGAGGGTAAGGGCTTCTACCTCGCCGTCTCCGGTCTCGAAGTGGGCCGCGCGCACACCGCCGCCCGGGCGATCGGTCTCGCCCGCGCCGCGCTCGAGGATTCGATCGAGTACGTGCACACCCGCCGTCAGTTCGGCCGCCCCATCGGCGACTTCCAGCACCTACGGTTCAAGATCGCGAAGATGGCCGCAGACATCGAGGCCGCGCGTCAGCTGATGTACTCGGTGGCTACCGACATCGACACCGGCCGCCGGTGTTCGCTCGAGGCGTCGATGTGCAAGCTCGTCGCCACCGAGATGGCCGAGCAGGTCACCAGCGAAGCCGTGCAGATCCACGGTGGCGCCGGCTACACCACCGACTTCCAGGTCGAACGCCACTGGCGCGACGCGCGTCTGACGAAGATCTTCGAAGGCACCAGCGAGATCCAGATGCGCATCATCTCCGACGAACTCCTGGGAAGGCCCGAATCGGCATGA
- a CDS encoding alpha/beta fold hydrolase, with product MIEARYLEIGGALGFVEIVTPDAHSGNGFDVTELPTVLCIHTAGQSGVQWRHVARALAERGYRVVVPDLPGHGRSEPAPDGPVTSLITYGDWLCAVLDELGVDRPFVMGCSIGGKLTLELATRPDRPLSGAVAMEAEAGPGRVNVAGLRRELEDVAGPSRSERTYLGTLASVGRSVPEAQAHTIALMHKREDPEISSSDLIGWGTHDVRDRLGQVTAPIHLVAGVDDPWIDPDAVAQAADMINDALPGRARFTALAGIGHYPMEEIDDFAALADTWIGELRRAGIPEEAAL from the coding sequence ATGATCGAGGCCCGCTACCTGGAGATCGGCGGAGCGCTCGGCTTCGTCGAGATCGTCACGCCCGACGCGCATTCCGGCAATGGGTTCGACGTGACGGAACTGCCCACGGTCCTGTGCATCCACACTGCCGGCCAGAGCGGGGTGCAGTGGCGTCACGTCGCTCGCGCTCTCGCCGAGCGCGGCTACCGCGTGGTGGTACCCGATCTGCCCGGGCACGGTCGTTCGGAGCCGGCGCCGGATGGTCCCGTGACGAGTCTGATCACCTACGGCGACTGGTTGTGCGCGGTGCTCGACGAGCTCGGCGTCGACCGGCCGTTCGTCATGGGCTGCTCGATCGGCGGCAAGCTCACCCTCGAGCTCGCGACCCGCCCGGACCGCCCGCTGTCCGGTGCCGTGGCCATGGAAGCCGAGGCCGGCCCGGGGCGCGTGAACGTGGCCGGATTGCGCCGCGAACTCGAGGACGTCGCCGGACCGTCGCGGTCCGAACGCACCTATCTGGGAACCCTTGCATCCGTGGGGCGTTCGGTCCCGGAGGCGCAGGCGCACACGATTGCGCTCATGCACAAACGGGAGGATCCGGAGATCTCGTCGTCGGATCTCATCGGCTGGGGAACCCACGACGTGCGCGACCGGCTCGGCCAGGTGACCGCACCGATCCACCTCGTCGCCGGTGTCGACGACCCGTGGATCGACCCCGATGCTGTGGCGCAGGCCGCGGACATGATCAACGACGCTCTTCCCGGACGGGCCCGCTTCACGGCACTGGCCGGCATCGGGCACTATCCGATGGAGGAGATCGACGACTTCGCCGCACTCGCCGACACCTGGATCGGTGAGTTGCGCCGGGCCGGTATTCCCGAGGAGGCAGCGCTGTGA
- a CDS encoding AMP-binding protein, with amino-acid sequence MTTTRLDTLPALLDGLVAANPDAPIAYDIVDDAAVARSRGEFRDRVEAVRGELEQIGLSAGRCVAVMLPNWSDALVWQFAASALGAHVIGVNTRYNTREVAHILTAARPAVVAVPAAFHGLDLFGRLTEAAESVSEVATPVVAVVPGPANASASPADFDLGGGAWTAGSGDTRGSSAPETPDTATLTPAGADDDPEDRIAVAFTTSGSTGVPKLAAHRDSAIVRHGRADAAIMKVTEGDVALCVLPVSGVFGFSTAMAALAGGGALLMETVFDPAAVLRRMRDVKVTHAVGADDLFGRLYDTWHEGERVDLSSLRWVGIADFLGRSHEIARWLRDEFGTHTSGVFGSSEVFALAMLWNADDPESVRWNGGGRAVDTAIELRVADPYDDRVLPAGEQGELQFRGPNVVDAYLGNPDAAARAFTADGWFRSGDLAVDLGDGGYRYVCRMGDVLRLRGFLVDPAEIEVRLAEHPGVGTAKVVGLTGEGGYTEAVGFVVPTPDAPAGTTADALKAWCRETLAAFKVPTAIHIIERMPTTVGGNGSKIRAVELREWAREWAGTERDFRSV; translated from the coding sequence GTGACCACCACCCGACTCGACACCCTGCCTGCCCTGCTCGACGGGCTCGTCGCCGCGAATCCGGATGCACCGATCGCCTACGACATCGTCGACGACGCAGCGGTGGCCCGCAGTCGCGGAGAGTTCCGCGACCGCGTCGAGGCCGTGCGAGGCGAACTCGAGCAGATCGGCCTGAGCGCCGGTCGATGTGTCGCCGTGATGCTGCCGAACTGGTCCGACGCACTCGTGTGGCAGTTCGCGGCCTCCGCGCTCGGCGCCCACGTCATCGGCGTCAACACCCGCTACAACACCCGCGAGGTCGCCCACATCCTCACCGCCGCGCGACCTGCCGTCGTCGCGGTGCCGGCCGCCTTCCACGGACTCGACCTGTTCGGTCGGCTCACGGAGGCCGCGGAGTCCGTGTCCGAGGTGGCCACCCCGGTGGTCGCGGTGGTGCCCGGGCCGGCGAACGCGTCGGCGTCCCCGGCCGATTTCGACCTCGGTGGAGGGGCCTGGACCGCAGGCAGCGGCGACACGCGTGGTTCGAGTGCACCCGAGACGCCCGACACCGCGACACTCACCCCGGCGGGTGCCGACGACGATCCCGAGGACCGGATCGCGGTGGCGTTCACGACGTCCGGTTCCACCGGCGTACCCAAGCTGGCCGCACACCGCGACAGCGCGATCGTCCGCCACGGTCGCGCCGACGCCGCGATCATGAAGGTCACCGAAGGTGATGTCGCCCTGTGCGTGCTTCCCGTCTCAGGTGTATTCGGTTTCAGCACAGCGATGGCTGCCCTCGCCGGTGGTGGAGCACTGCTCATGGAGACCGTCTTCGACCCGGCCGCCGTACTGCGCCGCATGCGGGACGTGAAGGTCACCCATGCGGTGGGCGCCGACGATCTGTTCGGCCGCCTCTACGACACCTGGCACGAGGGTGAACGCGTCGACCTGTCGTCGTTGCGCTGGGTGGGTATCGCCGACTTCCTCGGCCGCTCCCACGAGATCGCCCGGTGGCTGCGCGACGAATTCGGCACCCACACCTCCGGGGTGTTCGGCTCGTCGGAAGTGTTCGCTCTCGCGATGCTGTGGAACGCCGACGATCCCGAGTCGGTGCGGTGGAACGGTGGCGGTCGCGCTGTCGACACCGCGATCGAACTGCGGGTCGCCGATCCCTACGACGACCGGGTCCTGCCGGCCGGAGAACAGGGCGAGCTGCAGTTCCGCGGTCCGAACGTCGTCGACGCCTATCTCGGCAACCCCGATGCTGCTGCGCGCGCGTTCACCGCGGACGGATGGTTCCGCAGCGGCGACCTCGCGGTCGACCTCGGTGACGGTGGTTATCGCTACGTCTGCCGGATGGGTGACGTGCTGCGCCTGCGTGGTTTCCTGGTCGACCCCGCCGAAATCGAGGTACGGCTGGCCGAGCATCCGGGCGTGGGCACCGCCAAAGTTGTCGGTCTCACCGGCGAGGGCGGTTACACGGAGGCGGTCGGCTTCGTCGTGCCGACACCCGACGCTCCGGCCGGCACCACCGCCGACGCATTGAAGGCGTGGTGCCGCGAGACCCTCGCAGCGTTCAAGGTGCCCACGGCGATCCACATCATCGAACGGATGCCCACGACGGTCGGCGGCAACGGTTCCAAGATCCGTGCCGTCGAGCTGCGCGAATGGGCCCGGGAGTGGGCGGGTACCGAACGCGACTTCCGAAGCGTCTGA
- a CDS encoding serine hydrolase domain-containing protein: MLIGRKAPALICAVGILCACSPSGDDPAAQAQPANSAEADAIVRLVDEAMADRHLRAVLVRVSEGGEEIVTRAFGESMTGVPATTDMHFRNGAVAISYVATVLLQLVDEGVVGLDDRVSQWLPDLAHAERVTLGQLAQMTSGYPDYVLGNDEFADANYADPFRAWTPDELLEYVTSTSLLYDPGTNWNYAHTNYVILGLALEEITGRPMDELVRERVLEPLGLDGTTASQTAAMPDPVLHAFSSERREFLGVPAGTPFYEESTFWNPSWTITEGGVQTSTIFDLHDTAVAIGTGELLSEKSYEAMVSTDLRGRTHAQPDCPTCFEQSEAYTYGLGVVITGDWLIQNPMFGGYSAVEAYLPEREVAIAVAVTYEPEAFDDTGGYVNEADALFRRIAAEVAPDHAPPTRERPAG, translated from the coding sequence ATGCTGATCGGACGAAAGGCTCCGGCGCTGATCTGCGCCGTCGGAATCCTGTGCGCCTGTTCACCATCGGGTGACGATCCGGCCGCCCAGGCCCAGCCGGCGAACAGCGCCGAGGCCGACGCGATCGTGCGGCTCGTCGACGAGGCCATGGCCGACCGGCACTTGCGCGCCGTCCTCGTGCGGGTCTCGGAGGGCGGTGAAGAGATCGTCACCCGTGCGTTCGGGGAGTCGATGACCGGTGTGCCGGCGACCACCGACATGCACTTCCGCAACGGCGCCGTCGCCATCTCGTACGTCGCGACGGTGCTGCTGCAACTCGTCGACGAGGGCGTGGTGGGCCTCGACGACAGGGTGTCGCAGTGGTTGCCCGATCTCGCGCACGCCGAGCGTGTCACCCTCGGCCAGCTGGCGCAGATGACCTCGGGCTACCCGGATTACGTCCTCGGCAACGACGAGTTCGCCGATGCGAACTACGCGGATCCGTTCCGCGCGTGGACTCCGGACGAACTCCTCGAGTACGTGACGTCAACATCCTTGCTCTACGATCCCGGCACCAACTGGAACTACGCCCACACCAACTATGTGATCCTCGGCCTGGCGCTCGAGGAGATCACCGGCCGGCCGATGGACGAACTCGTTCGGGAACGGGTGCTCGAACCCCTGGGACTGGACGGCACCACGGCATCGCAGACGGCCGCGATGCCCGACCCGGTGCTGCACGCCTTCTCCTCCGAACGGCGCGAGTTCCTGGGTGTTCCGGCGGGCACCCCCTTCTATGAGGAGAGCACCTTCTGGAACCCGTCGTGGACCATCACCGAGGGAGGCGTGCAGACCAGCACCATCTTCGACCTGCACGACACCGCCGTGGCGATCGGCACCGGCGAACTGCTCTCGGAGAAGTCGTACGAGGCAATGGTCTCGACCGATCTACGCGGTCGTACCCACGCGCAACCGGACTGCCCGACCTGCTTCGAACAGTCGGAGGCGTACACCTACGGACTCGGTGTGGTGATCACCGGCGACTGGCTGATTCAGAATCCGATGTTCGGTGGTTACTCCGCCGTCGAGGCGTATCTGCCCGAACGGGAGGTGGCGATCGCGGTCGCAGTGACCTACGAGCCGGAGGCCTTCGACGACACCGGTGGATACGTGAACGAGGCCGATGCCCTGTTCCGCAGGATCGCGGCGGAGGTCGCCCCCGATCACGCACCGCCCACGCGCGAGCGCCCGGCCGGGTAA
- a CDS encoding MFS transporter: MSVRPAQRSDRRPARIHPAWWVAAVAFLALFGAAGFRAAPGALMVPLHDEFGWSTSVMSLAVSINLVLFGLVAPFAAALMDRFGMRRVISSALFLVALGAGGSIAMTASWQLLVFWGLLIGTGTGSMALVLAATIADRWFVERRGLVMGILTAGSATGQLVILPPVAALAENVGWRQASLVIAAAALVVVPLVWAVIRDHPDERGVLPYGADPETYVAPARATGGAVTRALEGLAFAVRHRAFWALAIAFAICGATTNGLVGIHFIPSAHDHGMPTTTAASLMAAVGIFDIVGTIASGWLTDKFDPRKLLAFYYTFRGVGLLLLPWLLQESVHPSMILFVVVYGLDWVATVPPTAMLCRRIFGDRGTIVFGWVFASHQIGAAAAAFGAGVIRDNLGTYTYAWWAGASLCAVAASLSILTRGRVATECRN; the protein is encoded by the coding sequence ATGAGTGTGCGCCCGGCCCAGCGCAGCGACCGCCGCCCGGCCCGGATCCACCCGGCATGGTGGGTCGCCGCGGTGGCCTTCCTCGCGTTGTTCGGCGCCGCCGGCTTCCGGGCGGCACCCGGCGCGCTCATGGTGCCGCTGCACGACGAGTTCGGCTGGTCGACGAGCGTCATGTCGCTCGCGGTGAGCATCAACCTCGTCCTGTTCGGGCTCGTCGCACCGTTCGCCGCCGCTCTGATGGACCGGTTCGGCATGCGACGGGTCATCTCGTCGGCGCTGTTCCTGGTGGCCCTCGGCGCCGGCGGCAGTATCGCCATGACCGCCTCGTGGCAGTTGCTCGTCTTCTGGGGACTGCTCATCGGTACCGGCACAGGGTCGATGGCCCTGGTCCTGGCGGCGACCATCGCCGACCGGTGGTTCGTCGAACGGCGCGGCCTGGTGATGGGCATCCTCACGGCCGGCTCCGCGACCGGTCAGCTGGTGATCCTCCCTCCCGTGGCCGCGCTCGCGGAGAACGTCGGGTGGCGACAGGCTTCCCTCGTGATCGCCGCGGCGGCGCTCGTCGTCGTCCCGCTGGTGTGGGCGGTGATCCGCGACCACCCCGACGAGCGCGGTGTCCTGCCCTACGGGGCCGACCCCGAGACCTACGTCGCGCCGGCGCGAGCGACCGGTGGTGCTGTCACCCGCGCTCTCGAAGGGCTGGCCTTCGCGGTGCGTCACCGGGCGTTCTGGGCGCTGGCGATCGCCTTCGCCATCTGCGGAGCCACCACCAACGGACTCGTCGGCATCCACTTCATCCCGTCGGCCCACGACCACGGCATGCCCACGACCACCGCGGCGAGCCTGATGGCCGCCGTGGGAATCTTCGACATCGTCGGCACCATTGCCTCCGGATGGCTGACCGACAAGTTCGATCCCCGCAAGCTGCTGGCGTTCTACTACACGTTCCGCGGCGTGGGTCTGCTCCTGCTGCCCTGGTTACTGCAGGAGTCCGTGCATCCCAGCATGATCCTGTTCGTCGTGGTCTACGGCCTGGACTGGGTCGCCACCGTGCCGCCGACCGCGATGCTGTGCCGCCGGATCTTCGGCGACCGCGGAACGATCGTGTTCGGCTGGGTGTTCGCCTCCCATCAGATCGGTGCCGCGGCGGCCGCTTTCGGTGCCGGGGTCATCCGCGACAACCTCGGCACCTACACCTACGCATGGTGGGCCGGAGCGTCCCTGTGCGCGGTCGCCGCCTCGCTGTCGATCCTCACGAGGGGTCGCGTCGCCACGGAATGTCGCAATTGA
- a CDS encoding GYD domain-containing protein translates to MPRYLWQVNYTADGARGLLTDGGTSRRDAIVRMVESVGGTVDSVHFALGGHDLYVLGEVPDEIAAATLELRTIASGAARSTPIALLTPEQVDEAARRDASYRTPGSSGS, encoded by the coding sequence ATGCCGCGATATCTCTGGCAGGTGAACTACACCGCGGACGGTGCCCGCGGTCTGCTCACGGACGGTGGCACGTCCCGGCGCGACGCCATCGTCCGGATGGTCGAAAGCGTGGGCGGGACGGTCGATTCGGTGCACTTCGCGCTCGGTGGTCACGATCTGTACGTGCTCGGCGAGGTGCCCGACGAGATCGCGGCCGCGACACTCGAACTCCGCACCATCGCATCCGGCGCCGCGCGCTCCACGCCGATCGCCTTGCTCACCCCCGAACAGGTCGACGAGGCCGCGCGCCGCGACGCGAGTTACCGGACGCCGGGGAGCTCGGGCAGCTGA
- a CDS encoding PPOX class F420-dependent oxidoreductase, whose translation MPKRPMPEAVAEFLAQPNYATISSLRPDGQPVSVPTWYVFENDRILVNMDSGRKRLEYLRNDPRVSLSAMDPQDWITHVSIQGRVVELVDDPSLEDIDRIARHYTGKAYHARDGKRVNAWIEIDRWHAWGRLRNA comes from the coding sequence GTGCCGAAACGACCCATGCCCGAGGCCGTCGCCGAATTCCTCGCCCAGCCCAACTACGCCACGATCAGTTCCCTGCGCCCGGACGGTCAGCCCGTCTCCGTTCCGACCTGGTACGTCTTCGAGAACGACCGCATCCTCGTCAACATGGACTCCGGCCGCAAGCGCCTCGAATACCTGCGGAACGATCCGCGGGTGAGCTTGTCGGCGATGGATCCGCAGGACTGGATCACGCACGTCAGCATCCAGGGACGGGTCGTCGAACTCGTCGACGATCCGTCCCTGGAGGACATCGACCGGATTGCTCGCCACTACACGGGCAAGGCGTACCACGCGCGGGACGGCAAGCGCGTGAACGCATGGATCGAGATCGACCGCTGGCACGCCTGGGGACGTCTGCGCAACGCCTGA